The Catellatospora citrea DNA segment GTCGTGCCCCGGCGCATCATCGTGACCAGCGCCCACTTCCACCGCGAGGCGGCCGGCATCGTGCCGCCGAACGGGGTGCGCGTGCACGTCGCCGGGGTCGACCTGATCCGCGACGAGGCCGGCGAGTTCCGGGTGCTGGAGGACAACGTGCGCACCCCGTCCGGGGTGAGCTACGTGATGGAGAACCGGCGCGCCATGGCGCACGTGCTGCCCGAGGTGTTCGCACAGACGCGGGTGCGCCCCGTCGAGTCGTACCCCGGCATGCTCCTGCAGGCTTTGCGTGCCTCCGCACCGGCCGGAGTGGACGATCCGACCGTGGTGGTGCTCACCCCCGGCGTGCACAACTCGGCCTACTTCGAGCACGCGCTGCTGGCCCGGGAGATGGGCGTGGAGCTGGTCGAGGGGCGTGACCTGGTGTGCGCGGGCAACGAGGTGGCCATGCGCACCACCGCGGGCGAGCAGCGGGTCGACGTCATCTACCGGCGCATCGACGACGAGTTCCTGGACCCGGTGCACTTCCGGGCCGACTCGATGCTCGGCTGCGCGGGCCTGCTCAACGCCGCGCGGGCGGGCAACGTCACCATCGCCAACGCGATCGGCAACGGCGTCGCCGACGACAAGCTGCTCTACACGTACGTGCCGGACCTGATCCGGTACTACCTCGGCGAGGAGCCGCTGCTGTCCAACGTGGAGACCTACCGGCTCGACGACCCGGACGTGCGCACCCACGTGCTGAGCCGACTGGACGAGCTGGTGCTCAAGCCGGTCGACGGCTCCGGCGGCGCGGGCATCGTGATCGGCTCGCAGGCCACCGAGGAGCAGCTGGAGCACGTACGCCAGCGCATCCAGCTCGACCCGCGCGGCTGGATCGCGCAGCGCGAGGTGAAGCTGTCCATGGTGCCGACGCTGATCGAGGACCGGCTCCGCCCGCGGCATGTGGACCTGCGGCCGTTCGCGGTCAACGACGGCAACCAGGTGCGGGTGCTGCCCGGTGGCCTGACCCGGGTCGCGCTGCCCGAAGGCGCGCTGGTGGTCAACTCCAGTCAGGGCGGCGGCTCGAAGGACACCTGGGTGCTGCCCGAACCGGGCGCCCCGGCCGAGGAATGGCAGCAGGACCCGTTCCCCGACGAGATCGCGGTGATCCCCTCGCCGCGCCGGCCCGACCCCGGGCCTGGTCAGTCCGGCAACAACCAGCAGCAGCAACAGCAGCAGCAGGCACGAGCCGACGGGAGGGACCGATGCTGAGCCGGATCGCCGAATCGCTCTACTGGATCGGGCGCTACGTCGAACGCGCCGAGGACACCGCCCGCATCCTCGACGTGCACCTGCACCGGATGCTGCAGGACCCGTGGACCGACGAGGAGCAGGCCTGCCGGTCCCTGCTGGCGGTCATGGGACTGCCCCTCGGCCCCGAGGAGAGCGCCAGCCTGCCGGGCGTCGTGGAACGCCTCGGCCTCGACCTGACCAGCACCAGCTCGGTGCTGGGCGCGCTGGCCGCGGCCCGGGAGAACGCCCGCGGCGCGCGCGAGACGGTCAGCGCCGAGATGTGGGAGTGCCTCAACACCACCTGGCTGGGCCTGGCCGGCTCGCGCCGCCGCATCGAGGAGGGCGGCGTGCACCAGTTCTTCACCTGGGTACGCGAGCGCTGCTCGGTGCTGGCCGGGCTCGCCGACGCCACCATGAGCCGCGACGAGGGCTGGCTGTTCCTGGTGCTGGGCCGCAGCGTGGAACGGGTCGACATGACCGCGCGGCTGCTGTCCACGCACACCCGCGCGGGCGGCAGCATCCCGAACTGGCTGACCCTGCTGCGCTCGTGCGGGGCGTGGGAGACCTACCTGCGCACCTACCGCGGCTCGCTCAGCGACCGGCACGCCGCCGAGTTCCTGCTGCTCGACCGGCTGTTCCCGCGCTCGATCCTGGCCGCGCTGGTCACCGCCGAGTCCTGCCTGGCCGAGCTGGAGCCGACCGGCGGCACCACCCGCACCGGCCGGGTCGGCGTGGGCACAGACGCCCAGCGCATCCTCGGCCGCGCCCGCACCGACCTGGCCTACCGCGCCCCCGAGGAACTGCTCGCCGACCTCGGCCCCGTCCTGTCCGGCCTGGAACGCACCTGCTCCCAGGTCAACGACGCGGTCTCGGCCCGCTACTTCCGCCAGACCGCCGCCGTCCACTGGCAGGCCGGAGCGGTGGCATGACTCCGCGCCCCCCTTTGCCGCAACTCTTAAAGAGTCGCGGCCTCCAGGACGTGTCGAAGGCGCATGTCTTTCAGAGTTGCGCCAGGTGGGTGGACCGCCGGGGCGCGGAGTGCAGGGAGGAGAGGGGATGACGATCTCGGGGCCGGGGTGGCGGTTGCAGATTCGGCATCGGACGGGGTTTCAGTACGGGGGGCCGGTGGCTTCGTCGTACAACGAGGCGCGGATGTCGCCCAGCTCGGAGGCGCGGCAGACGGTGCTCGACGACCGGGTCAGCGTGTGGCCCACCGCGCGGACCTACCGCTACCAGGACTACTGGGGCACCACGGTGACCTCGTTCGACGTGCAGGTGCCGCACGAGGTGCTGGAGGTGATCGCCGACGCGACCGTGGAGACCTCCGGCCCGGCCACGCTGCGCACCGACGGCCCGACGTGGGCGGAACTGACCGACCCGGACGACGTCGACCGCTGGCAGGAACTGCTGCTGCCGACCCCGCGCACCGCACTGGACGAGGAGCTGGGCGCGCTGGCCGCGCAACTGCGGGCCGCGCACCGCCCCGACGAGGCGGCGCTGGCCGTGTTCGACCTGGTCCGGCGAGAGGTGGAGTACACGCCGGGGGCGACCGGGGTGATGACCGACGCCGTGCACGTGTGGCGGCAGAAGCAGGGCGTCTGCCAGGACATCTCGCACTTGTCCGTGGCGCTGCTCCGCGCCATGGGCCTGCCCGCGCGGTACGTCTCCGGCTACCTGCACCCGACCCCGAACGCGCCGCTGGGCAAGCCGGTGACCGGGCAGAGCCACGCGTGGGTGGAATGGTGGTCGGGGGAGTGGCACGCGTACGACCCGACGAACGGCGTACCGGTCGGGGAGCGGCACGTGGTCGTCGGCCGCGGCCGCGACTACGGCGACGTGCCCCCGCTCAAGGGCGTCTACGCGGGCCCGTCGAACACGGGCCAGTCCGTCGAGGTCACCCTGACCCGGGTGCGGTGATCCGGAGGTCGGCCACGGCGTGCCCGGTTGATGGGTGAAGATGGCCTCATGCGGTTCCTGTCCGGTGCGCAGCCAGCGCACGATCTGACCTACAGCGACGTCTTCATGGCGCCGAGCCGCTCCGAGGTCGGCTCGCGCATGGAGGTGGACCTGTCCACCGCCGACGGGACCGGGTGCACCATCCCGATCGTGGTGGCGAACATGACCGCGATCGCGGGGCGGCGCATGGCCGAGACGGTGTCGCGCCGCGGCGGCCTGGCGGTGATCCCGCAGGACATCCCGAGTGCCGTGGTGACCGAGGTGATCGGCTGGGTGAAGCAGCGGCACCTGGTGCACGACACGGCCATCACGCTGCGCCCGCACGAGACCGTCGGCGACGCCATCCACCTGCTGCCCAAGCGGGCGCACGGCGCGGTGGTGGTCGTCGACGAGCAGGGCCGTCCGGTGGGCCTGGTGGTCGAGTCCGACACCATGGGGGTGGACCGGTTCTCGCAGGTGCGCGACGTGATGTCGACCGAGCTGCTGACGGTGCCCGCCACGGCCAGCCCGCGGGAGGCGTTCGACATCCTGAACCAGGCCCGGCGCAAGGTCGCCCCGGTGGTGGACCACGAGGGGCGGCTGGCCGGGATCACGACCCGGCAGGGGGCGCTGCGGGCGACGCTGTACACCCCGGCGCTGGACGAGAAGGGGCGGCTGCGGGTCGCGGCCGCGATCGGCATCAACGGCGACGTCGCCGGCAAGGCCGCCGAACTGCTGGCGGGCGGGGTGGACGTGCTCGTCGTGGACACCGCGCACGGCCACCAGGAACGCATGATCAACGCGCTGCGCGCGGTGCGCTCGGTGGATCCGCAGATTCCGATCGTGGCGGGCAACGTGGTGACCGCGGAGGGGGTGCGCGACCTGGTGGACGCGGGCGCCGACATCATCAAGGTCGGAGTGGGCCCCGGCGCGATGTGCACCACGCGCATGATGACCGGGGTGGGGCGGCCCCAGTTCTCGGCGGTGCTGGAGTGCGCAGCGGCCGCCCGCGAGCTGGGCCGGCACGTGTGGGCCGACGGCGGCGTACGCCATCCCCGGGATGTGGCCCTGGCCCTGGCCGCGGGCGCGGCGAACGTCATGATCGGGTCGTGGCTGGCGGGCACCTACGAGTCGCCCGGCGACCTCTACACCGACTCGGACGGGCGGCGCTACAAGGAGAACTTCGGCATGGCGTCGGCGCGGGCGGTCAGCGCGCGCACGGCGGACGACTCGGCGTTCGACCGGGCCCGCAAGGCCGTCTTCGAGGAGGGCATCTCCACCGCCAAGATGTACCTGGACCCGGCTCGCCCCGGGGTGGAGGACGTCATCGACGAGATCGTCGCCGGCGTCCGCAGCGCCTGCACCTACGCCGGCGCCAAAACCCTCGACGAGTTCCACACCCGAGCCCTGATCGGCGTCCAATCCACCGCCGGCTACACCGAAGGCATGCCCATGCCCACCTCCTGGTGACCCCCCCAAGACCCTCCCGCGTCGCAACTCTTAAAGAGTTGCGGCCTCAGGGAGTTCCCGAGGCCGCGAGTCTTTAAGAGTTGCGCCAGATGGTGCGGCGGGCGGGCGGGTTACTTGATCTCGCAGATGGTGGTGCCGGACTGGACGACCTCGCCGACCGTCGCGGTCAGGCCGGTGATCACGCCTGCCTTGTGGGCGGTGAGGGGCTGCTCCATCTTCATGGCCTCCAGGACCACGACGGTGTCGCCCTCGGCCACGGTGTCGCCGTCGGCGACCGCGAGCTTGACGATGGTGCCCTGCATGGGGGCGGCCAGCGCGTCGCCGCCCGCGGCGACCTTCGCGCCGCGCTTGCCACCGGCACGCTTGGCGGGACGTCCGGTCGCGGCGGGCGCGGCGACGGCCGTACCCCCGAAGGACGCCGGGAGGGACACCTCCAGCCGCTTGCCGCCGA contains these protein-coding regions:
- a CDS encoding circularly permuted type 2 ATP-grasp protein, with amino-acid sequence MADLFEDYPLGPGWDEMFGVPGEPRPTYEALHATLRPLAGGELRVRAEVLARAFLDQGITFALKGVERPFPLDIVPRIIAAEQWRQVEAGVAQRVRALEAFLADVYGEGHVLRDGVVPRRIIVTSAHFHREAAGIVPPNGVRVHVAGVDLIRDEAGEFRVLEDNVRTPSGVSYVMENRRAMAHVLPEVFAQTRVRPVESYPGMLLQALRASAPAGVDDPTVVVLTPGVHNSAYFEHALLAREMGVELVEGRDLVCAGNEVAMRTTAGEQRVDVIYRRIDDEFLDPVHFRADSMLGCAGLLNAARAGNVTIANAIGNGVADDKLLYTYVPDLIRYYLGEEPLLSNVETYRLDDPDVRTHVLSRLDELVLKPVDGSGGAGIVIGSQATEEQLEHVRQRIQLDPRGWIAQREVKLSMVPTLIEDRLRPRHVDLRPFAVNDGNQVRVLPGGLTRVALPEGALVVNSSQGGGSKDTWVLPEPGAPAEEWQQDPFPDEIAVIPSPRRPDPGPGQSGNNQQQQQQQQARADGRDRC
- a CDS encoding alpha-E domain-containing protein translates to MLSRIAESLYWIGRYVERAEDTARILDVHLHRMLQDPWTDEEQACRSLLAVMGLPLGPEESASLPGVVERLGLDLTSTSSVLGALAAARENARGARETVSAEMWECLNTTWLGLAGSRRRIEEGGVHQFFTWVRERCSVLAGLADATMSRDEGWLFLVLGRSVERVDMTARLLSTHTRAGGSIPNWLTLLRSCGAWETYLRTYRGSLSDRHAAEFLLLDRLFPRSILAALVTAESCLAELEPTGGTTRTGRVGVGTDAQRILGRARTDLAYRAPEELLADLGPVLSGLERTCSQVNDAVSARYFRQTAAVHWQAGAVA
- a CDS encoding transglutaminase family protein yields the protein MTISGPGWRLQIRHRTGFQYGGPVASSYNEARMSPSSEARQTVLDDRVSVWPTARTYRYQDYWGTTVTSFDVQVPHEVLEVIADATVETSGPATLRTDGPTWAELTDPDDVDRWQELLLPTPRTALDEELGALAAQLRAAHRPDEAALAVFDLVRREVEYTPGATGVMTDAVHVWRQKQGVCQDISHLSVALLRAMGLPARYVSGYLHPTPNAPLGKPVTGQSHAWVEWWSGEWHAYDPTNGVPVGERHVVVGRGRDYGDVPPLKGVYAGPSNTGQSVEVTLTRVR
- a CDS encoding GuaB1 family IMP dehydrogenase-related protein, which gives rise to MRFLSGAQPAHDLTYSDVFMAPSRSEVGSRMEVDLSTADGTGCTIPIVVANMTAIAGRRMAETVSRRGGLAVIPQDIPSAVVTEVIGWVKQRHLVHDTAITLRPHETVGDAIHLLPKRAHGAVVVVDEQGRPVGLVVESDTMGVDRFSQVRDVMSTELLTVPATASPREAFDILNQARRKVAPVVDHEGRLAGITTRQGALRATLYTPALDEKGRLRVAAAIGINGDVAGKAAELLAGGVDVLVVDTAHGHQERMINALRAVRSVDPQIPIVAGNVVTAEGVRDLVDAGADIIKVGVGPGAMCTTRMMTGVGRPQFSAVLECAAAARELGRHVWADGGVRHPRDVALALAAGAANVMIGSWLAGTYESPGDLYTDSDGRRYKENFGMASARAVSARTADDSAFDRARKAVFEEGISTAKMYLDPARPGVEDVIDEIVAGVRSACTYAGAKTLDEFHTRALIGVQSTAGYTEGMPMPTSW